Sequence from the Aerococcus tenax genome:
TAACCACCTTACCAAAGTCATCGGTGTCTTTAACTTCAACGTGGTGGTCTTTGGCTAATTGACGCGCTTCTTCATCGGTCATTTCTTGCCAGAAGTCGACACCGGTAGCCTCTTTAATAGCGTCAACCATGTGGACCCGGCGCCATTGACCCGAGAAGTCTAATTGGTGGTCCCCATAAGGAATAGTGGTCGATCCCACCACTTGGCTAGCAATATGGTGGTATAATTCTTCGACTAAGTCCATCACGTCCCACATATCGCTATAAGCAGTATAGAGTTCCAGCAAGGTGAACTCAGGATTGTGGGTGTGGTCAATCCCTTCATTTCTGAAGACCCGACCAATTTCATAAACTTTTTCCATTCCACCGACGATTAAGCGTTTTAAGTGGAGTTCCAAAGCAATGCGTAGGTATAAATCAATGTCTAAAGCATTATGGTGAGTAACGAAAGGACGGGCATTGGCTCCCCCAGGAATGTTATGTAAAACTGGGGTTTCCACTTCTAAGTAGCCACGTTGGTCGAGGAAACGACGGATTTCACTGATGATCTTTGACCGGGTAACAAAGCGGTCATAGCTCTCCCGGTTAGTAATCAAGTCCAAATGGCGTTGACGGTAGATTTGTTCCTTGTCTTGTAAACCATGGTACTTGTCAGGAAGTGGACGTAAGGCCTTGGTCAGATGTTTTAATTCTTCTGCCTTCACCGATAATTCACCGGTATTGGTCCGCATCACATAACCTGAAACAGCGATAATATCACCGAGGTCAGCCTTCTTCCAGATATCCATATAGTCCTTGTCGCCAATTTCGTCTTTACGAACGTAAATTTGAATTTGACCAGAGCCATCCTGGATATGACCAAAACCGGCCCGGCCCTTTCCTCTTTTTGTCATGAGGCGGCCAGCAATATTCACAAAGACTGCTTTATCAGCCAGTTGGTCCTTGTCAAAAGCTTCATACTGGTCATGGATTTCTTGAGCGAGGGCATCGCG
This genomic interval carries:
- the lysS gene encoding lysine--tRNA ligase, encoding MAKENQQHEAMNDQMQVRREKVDELIENGYQPFAKGFKRDALAQEIHDQYEAFDKDQLADKAVFVNIAGRLMTKRGKGRAGFGHIQDGSGQIQIYVRKDEIGDKDYMDIWKKADLGDIIAVSGYVMRTNTGELSVKAEELKHLTKALRPLPDKYHGLQDKEQIYRQRHLDLITNRESYDRFVTRSKIISEIRRFLDQRGYLEVETPVLHNIPGGANARPFVTHHNALDIDLYLRIALELHLKRLIVGGMEKVYEIGRVFRNEGIDHTHNPEFTLLELYTAYSDMWDVMDLVEELYHHIASQVVGSTTIPYGDHQLDFSGQWRRVHMVDAIKEATGVDFWQEMTDEEARQLAKDHHVEVKDTDDFGKVVNEFFETFVEETLIQPTFVYGHPKSISPLARANEEDSRFTDRFEAFIAGAEAGNAFTELTDPIDQRQRFEAQVKERELGDDEAQHMDEDFVEALETGMPPTGGLGIGIDRLVMIFTNSDSIRDILLFPTMRNK